The following proteins come from a genomic window of Synergistaceae bacterium:
- the trmFO gene encoding methylenetetrahydrofolate--tRNA-(uracil(54)-C(5))-methyltransferase (FADH(2)-oxidizing) TrmFO: MTDIKIIGAGLAGSEAAYQLAQRGFNVSLYEMRPSLLTPAHKTGGLAEIVCSNSLGSENKDGRISAAGILKEELSLLDSLILSCAQESRVPAGGALAVDREKFSALVTERITSHPNITLIREEVRDIPDTPAIIASGPLTSDALAGKLRDIAGERIYFYDAVAPVVMRDSIDMSRVFVSGRYGRGDDYINCPFSRDEYNAFYDALITAERNLPHDFEKGKYFEGCMPVEAIADRGRDTLRFGPMKPRGLVDPRTGHEPYAAVQLRQDNAEGTLYNLVGFQTGLKWGEQKRVFSMIPGLEHAEFVRLGVMHRNTSVNAPAVLDEWLRLKGRDNVFLAGQITGVEGYMESTAMGLVAGINIACGLPSWPRETAIGSLLHYLMTTDPKHFQPMNINLGLFPEITLRGKKERAQFHRDRAINAMKEFLEKL, translated from the coding sequence ATGACGGACATAAAGATAATCGGTGCAGGCCTCGCCGGAAGTGAAGCCGCATACCAGCTAGCACAGAGAGGCTTCAACGTCTCGCTGTACGAGATGCGCCCCTCGCTCCTGACTCCCGCGCACAAAACAGGCGGACTCGCGGAAATAGTGTGCAGCAACTCTCTAGGCTCGGAGAACAAAGACGGCAGAATCTCCGCCGCAGGCATCCTCAAAGAAGAACTCTCACTCCTCGACTCGCTGATACTCTCCTGCGCACAAGAATCACGCGTCCCAGCAGGAGGAGCGTTAGCCGTTGATCGCGAAAAGTTCTCCGCACTCGTAACCGAACGCATAACCTCTCACCCGAACATTACGCTTATCCGCGAGGAAGTCAGGGACATTCCCGACACACCGGCGATAATCGCTTCCGGGCCTCTGACCTCTGACGCGCTCGCCGGGAAACTCCGGGACATTGCGGGAGAACGCATATACTTCTATGACGCAGTCGCGCCGGTGGTCATGCGGGACTCTATCGACATGTCGCGGGTGTTCGTGTCGGGACGTTACGGACGAGGGGACGACTACATCAACTGCCCCTTTTCGCGCGACGAGTACAATGCATTCTATGACGCATTAATCACTGCAGAGAGAAACCTTCCTCACGACTTCGAGAAGGGCAAGTACTTTGAAGGCTGTATGCCCGTCGAAGCAATTGCCGACAGAGGGAGAGACACCCTGCGTTTCGGACCGATGAAGCCTCGCGGCCTCGTTGACCCAAGAACAGGGCACGAACCCTACGCGGCAGTTCAGCTCCGGCAGGACAACGCAGAAGGTACGCTCTATAACCTCGTGGGCTTCCAGACCGGCCTGAAGTGGGGAGAACAGAAGCGCGTATTTTCCATGATACCCGGCCTCGAACACGCAGAGTTTGTACGTCTGGGCGTAATGCACCGCAACACCAGCGTGAACGCTCCGGCAGTCCTAGACGAATGGTTACGGCTGAAGGGCAGGGACAACGTGTTTCTTGCGGGACAGATTACGGGTGTTGAAGGGTACATGGAGAGCACCGCAATGGGGCTCGTTGCGGGGATAAACATTGCGTGCGGGTTGCCGTCTTGGCCGCGCGAAACAGCAATCGGCTCGCTACTGCACTACCTCATGACTACAGACCCCAAGCACTTCCAGCCCATGAATATCAATCTTGGCCTGTTCCCGGAAATCACACTGCGTGGCAAGAAGGAACGCGCGCAATTCCACAGGGACAGAGCGATTAACGCAATGAAGGAGTTTCTGGAGAAATTATGA
- the cobJ gene encoding precorrin-3B C(17)-methyltransferase, translating to MIYVVGTGPGGTDEITPRAMNILKSCDAVVGYSRYIELLKEELKEKIIYVSGMRQEVDRCTMALKLAQDYGKTVAVISSGDAGVYGMAGLMMEVAQGSGQEVVVIPGITAANSAAAILGAPLMNDYVTISLSDIMTGWGTIEKRLVAACIGDFVICIYNPASRHRPEHFKRACEILLRHKPPETPAGYVRNIGREGETHEVTTLGEIMTREIDMLCTVIIGNSQSCIVDGKIITPRGYNA from the coding sequence ATGATTTACGTTGTAGGCACAGGGCCGGGAGGAACTGACGAGATTACCCCCCGCGCAATGAACATCCTGAAATCGTGTGATGCTGTCGTCGGCTACTCGCGATATATCGAGCTCCTTAAGGAAGAGCTGAAGGAGAAAATAATTTATGTTTCAGGGATGAGGCAGGAAGTAGACAGGTGCACGATGGCTCTGAAGCTGGCGCAGGATTACGGGAAGACTGTTGCGGTAATCTCGAGCGGAGACGCAGGAGTCTACGGCATGGCTGGCCTCATGATGGAGGTTGCGCAGGGCAGCGGTCAGGAGGTTGTCGTCATTCCCGGCATAACGGCGGCTAACTCTGCGGCGGCAATTCTCGGTGCTCCGCTGATGAACGACTATGTTACCATCAGCCTGAGCGACATAATGACCGGCTGGGGAACAATCGAGAAGAGGCTTGTTGCCGCGTGTATAGGGGATTTCGTGATCTGCATCTACAACCCCGCCAGCAGGCACAGACCCGAACACTTCAAGCGTGCATGTGAGATTCTTCTCCGGCACAAACCGCCCGAGACTCCCGCAGGGTACGTTAGGAACATCGGACGTGAAGGAGAGACGCACGAAGTTACGACGCTCGGAGAAATCATGACGCGTGAAATCGATATGCTCTGCACCGTCATAATCGGCAACTCACAGAGCTGTATAGTTGATGGAAAGATTATCACTCCGCGCGGCTACAATGCATGA
- the topA gene encoding type I DNA topoisomerase, whose protein sequence is MGVITISPVRKSVPADTSEDTRQRKASGSSKTKTTTKTTKKTASASAKTTKKTASAKTAGTKKASATKKTPAKPRKVISTSSEDSGKILVIVESPSKAATLSGMLGKGYIVRSSKGHMKDLPKSRLAIDIEHDFAPEYILVKGKAALKNELLKLAAGASRVLLASDPDREGEAIAWHLADILGVDLSQKCRVRFYEITANAVRTAVKNPDYIDMNKVDAQQARRVLDRLVGYTLSPLLWKKIRYGLSAGRVQSVALNLICQREREIQAFVPDPYYIITARAENGGRVYELRAYKLDGKTLMKNNLPLGINTKEKAEEIIAEIRASELVVTEFKSKDSPHSAPAPFRTSTLQQEASRRLSMAPARTMRVAQELYEGVNVPGRGNIGLITYMRTDSLRISNEALDMCRQFIAGTYPPAYLPKAPNVYTTSSKNMKVQDAHEAIRPTDIALTPESLEGALTPEQHKLYSLIWRRFTASQMTPAVTAKSTVKAQAGRVTLKQEGETLVFDGWSRLWPLDLKGSEVTKIDAGEMLELADVQSEKKATKPPSRYSEAGLIKTLEENGVGRPSTYATIAGTLDSRGYIEKNEERRFCPTPLGMTVDEFLAQYFNRKDLSSIVDAGFTAQMEKELDEVEDASRRWLDVVGEFWGEFSNTLNEAEDAPRVPIPEPEPIGEACPECGHDLVKKRGRFGEFIACSNYPACKYTRPILSTIGVKCPKCGEGEIVRRKSKKGRTFYGCSRYPECDYVAWNRPAGEKCPECGEDLYRRGSSVFCATCKYKAAADSADE, encoded by the coding sequence ATGGGGGTAATTACGATTTCACCTGTGAGAAAGTCAGTGCCCGCTGATACATCGGAGGACACTAGGCAGAGGAAAGCATCCGGCTCGTCCAAGACCAAGACCACCACGAAGACAACTAAGAAGACGGCTTCAGCATCGGCAAAGACAACCAAGAAGACAGCATCCGCAAAGACGGCCGGGACTAAGAAAGCATCAGCCACAAAGAAGACACCCGCAAAACCCAGAAAGGTTATCAGCACATCATCAGAGGACAGCGGCAAGATCTTGGTGATTGTGGAGTCGCCGTCGAAAGCCGCAACTTTGTCGGGAATGCTGGGGAAAGGCTACATCGTCAGGTCAAGCAAGGGGCACATGAAGGACTTGCCCAAGAGCAGGCTAGCCATCGACATAGAGCACGACTTTGCGCCTGAATACATCCTCGTGAAGGGCAAAGCCGCCCTCAAGAACGAGCTGCTGAAGCTGGCGGCAGGAGCATCACGCGTTCTCTTGGCCTCCGACCCTGATCGCGAAGGCGAGGCGATAGCGTGGCACTTGGCCGACATTCTAGGAGTGGACTTGTCGCAGAAGTGCCGAGTGAGGTTCTACGAGATTACGGCAAACGCAGTCCGAACCGCCGTGAAGAATCCTGACTACATCGACATGAACAAGGTCGACGCACAGCAGGCACGGCGAGTCCTTGACCGTCTCGTCGGCTACACGTTGAGCCCTCTGCTGTGGAAGAAGATACGTTACGGGCTTTCTGCCGGACGCGTACAGTCTGTGGCGTTGAATCTCATCTGCCAGCGCGAACGCGAAATACAAGCCTTTGTGCCAGACCCGTACTACATAATCACAGCCCGAGCAGAGAACGGCGGCCGTGTTTACGAGCTCCGAGCCTACAAGCTGGACGGCAAAACTCTCATGAAGAACAATCTTCCGCTCGGAATAAACACTAAGGAGAAGGCAGAGGAGATTATTGCGGAGATAAGGGCGAGCGAACTTGTTGTTACGGAGTTCAAGAGCAAGGACAGCCCGCACTCAGCACCTGCGCCGTTCAGGACGAGCACGTTACAGCAGGAAGCCAGCCGGAGGCTCAGCATGGCACCCGCCCGCACGATGAGGGTAGCGCAAGAGCTCTACGAGGGAGTGAACGTTCCGGGCAGAGGGAACATCGGGCTGATAACTTACATGCGCACGGACAGCCTCAGAATCTCGAACGAAGCACTAGACATGTGCAGGCAGTTCATCGCGGGAACGTACCCGCCCGCATACCTCCCCAAAGCTCCGAACGTCTACACAACATCCAGCAAGAACATGAAGGTTCAGGACGCTCACGAAGCCATAAGGCCGACGGACATTGCCCTTACTCCCGAGAGCCTTGAAGGCGCGCTCACTCCCGAACAGCACAAACTGTACTCGCTGATATGGCGGAGGTTCACGGCGAGCCAGATGACTCCGGCAGTTACGGCCAAGTCAACGGTAAAGGCACAGGCCGGGCGCGTAACCCTAAAGCAGGAAGGCGAAACGCTTGTGTTCGACGGATGGAGCAGGTTGTGGCCTCTTGACCTTAAGGGCAGCGAAGTAACGAAGATTGACGCGGGCGAGATGCTGGAACTTGCTGATGTTCAGAGCGAGAAGAAGGCAACGAAGCCGCCGTCGAGGTACTCAGAGGCCGGCCTGATTAAGACGCTCGAGGAGAACGGTGTCGGCCGTCCGTCAACATACGCGACGATAGCGGGGACGCTGGACTCGCGCGGCTACATCGAGAAGAACGAGGAGCGCAGGTTTTGTCCCACTCCTCTTGGAATGACGGTAGATGAGTTCCTCGCGCAGTACTTCAACCGTAAAGACTTGTCGTCGATCGTTGACGCGGGATTCACGGCGCAGATGGAGAAGGAACTTGACGAGGTAGAAGATGCCTCGCGCAGGTGGCTTGACGTTGTCGGTGAGTTCTGGGGGGAGTTCAGCAACACACTGAACGAGGCGGAAGATGCTCCCCGCGTGCCGATACCCGAGCCTGAGCCCATAGGTGAAGCGTGTCCTGAATGCGGGCATGACCTCGTGAAGAAGCGCGGACGTTTCGGGGAATTTATCGCGTGCTCGAACTATCCTGCGTGCAAGTACACGAGGCCGATTCTGTCGACGATCGGGGTGAAGTGCCCGAAGTGCGGAGAAGGAGAGATTGTGAGGCGCAAGAGCAAGAAGGGGCGGACGTTCTACGGGTGTTCGCGGTATCCTGAGTGCGATTATGTTGCGTGGAACAGGCCTGCGGGGGAAAAGTGCCCGGAGTGCGGAGAGGACTTGTACAGGCGGGGAAGCAGTGTATTCTGTGCAACGTGCAAGTACAAGGCGGCGGCTGACTCTGCGGATGAATAA
- a CDS encoding class I SAM-dependent methyltransferase: MKKTERYFLNGIIRALRPRKLLEAGIAAGGGSAIILNAISDIDGAELYSVDYLEESITSTEKHSGFLVEEKFPEFLDKWHVFRGGDVSHFIEEIGGDIDLFMLDTVHTHPWETLNFLCVLPFMKDDSWVVLHDISLFAQERYRYNLACRYLFSSVVSEDKVVPAPDAEDKILPNIGAFRVSELTRRFAGNLFEALVIPWNMQLLEKDLADISKVIERHYPAEQYEFFCRILEFQHYLFTHPQSMKSALYGSVKQRLSPKTFSFLNRIRRKLKL; this comes from the coding sequence ATGAAGAAGACGGAGCGTTATTTCCTCAACGGGATAATACGCGCTCTGAGGCCTCGTAAACTTTTGGAGGCCGGAATAGCAGCAGGAGGCGGGAGCGCAATAATCCTCAACGCAATTTCCGACATTGACGGAGCAGAGCTGTATTCCGTCGATTACCTCGAGGAATCTATCACCAGCACGGAGAAGCATTCAGGTTTTCTCGTGGAGGAGAAGTTTCCTGAGTTTCTGGACAAGTGGCATGTCTTCAGAGGAGGTGATGTCTCGCACTTCATAGAGGAGATCGGCGGAGACATTGACCTGTTCATGCTGGACACTGTCCACACGCACCCGTGGGAGACGCTGAACTTCTTGTGCGTCCTGCCGTTCATGAAGGATGACTCGTGGGTTGTCCTGCACGATATTTCCCTGTTTGCACAAGAACGTTACCGCTACAACTTGGCCTGCCGCTACCTGTTCTCGAGCGTTGTGTCGGAAGATAAGGTTGTTCCTGCTCCCGACGCGGAGGACAAGATTCTGCCGAACATCGGAGCGTTCAGGGTGTCCGAGCTTACGAGAAGGTTTGCCGGCAACCTGTTTGAGGCTCTGGTGATCCCGTGGAACATGCAGCTGCTGGAGAAAGATCTTGCGGACATCTCGAAGGTCATCGAGAGGCACTATCCCGCAGAGCAGTACGAGTTCTTCTGCAGGATTCTGGAGTTCCAGCACTATCTGTTCACGCACCCGCAAAGCATGAAGTCAGCACTCTACGGCAGCGTCAAGCAGAGGCTGAGCCCCAAGACGTTCAGCTTCCTGAACAGGATCAGGCGCAAGCTAAAGCTGTAA
- a CDS encoding DEAD/DEAH box helicase codes for METIRFYDWQLRAFNHIKNHSAVLSAPTGSGKTLVAYLWAGILRRDSTINPNNDAERIIFTAPIKALSNERYLDLRRMGLDVGLETGDFKRNEGAGIICCTQEIYTMKYARIPGQKLIIDEFHYIFSDSDRARTYIDGIRNTDSETEILVMSATLGSIKSVGKYLSGICQREFVLHAAKKRVTELIFQPNDPVKLWEIHDSLVFLFSQRGVMDIAGQIAATRKRIPPQDVKRINELAAILEVKNVASFLLKGVGTYHGSMLPKEKLLVESAFRERLLDVVCGTSALSLGVNLPAQSVIFAQLVNYYNYKPITHGEFMQMSGRAGRKGLFDPGYVTWLKDSEFECEHYSTGKIFRKLMDAKLEQPVIKLSPSFGRLLRRQILIEDEAEYIAEYSMPSLRADDVLRRLNADMKKIDREARRIARGGSRKTFMKILAEIWYDEMEVEENLEMARLFLDEPMPSALMAAKLIIQYERNYLQSLLKIKRFANQLPRSRRFRLMDELNRTVDSIDPTIYGFEEKLGEIEAGR; via the coding sequence TTGGAGACAATACGATTTTACGACTGGCAGCTACGGGCATTCAACCACATCAAGAATCACAGCGCAGTATTATCCGCCCCGACAGGTTCAGGCAAGACATTAGTTGCCTATCTGTGGGCAGGAATCCTCAGGCGCGACAGCACAATTAACCCCAACAACGACGCAGAACGCATAATCTTCACCGCCCCCATCAAAGCCCTCAGCAACGAACGCTATTTAGACCTGCGCAGAATGGGGCTTGATGTCGGCCTCGAAACAGGAGACTTCAAGCGCAACGAGGGAGCAGGAATAATCTGCTGTACTCAGGAAATTTACACGATGAAATACGCGCGCATTCCCGGCCAGAAACTTATCATTGACGAGTTCCACTACATATTCAGCGATTCGGACAGGGCACGGACATACATTGACGGCATAAGGAACACAGACTCAGAAACAGAAATACTCGTAATGTCGGCGACGCTCGGGAGCATCAAAAGCGTGGGCAAGTACTTATCCGGCATCTGCCAGCGCGAGTTCGTGCTTCATGCGGCCAAGAAACGCGTAACAGAACTAATCTTCCAGCCCAACGACCCGGTGAAGCTGTGGGAGATTCACGATTCGCTGGTGTTTCTGTTCTCACAGCGTGGAGTGATGGACATTGCGGGACAGATAGCGGCGACGAGAAAGAGAATCCCTCCGCAGGACGTTAAGCGCATCAACGAACTTGCGGCAATCCTCGAGGTGAAAAATGTTGCGTCGTTCCTGCTTAAGGGTGTTGGAACTTATCACGGAAGTATGCTGCCGAAGGAGAAGCTGTTAGTGGAGTCTGCGTTCAGAGAGAGGCTGCTTGATGTTGTGTGCGGGACTTCTGCGCTGTCGCTGGGCGTGAACCTTCCTGCACAGTCGGTAATCTTTGCCCAGCTCGTGAACTACTACAACTACAAGCCGATAACGCACGGAGAGTTCATGCAGATGTCCGGGCGTGCAGGGAGGAAGGGGCTCTTTGACCCGGGATATGTTACGTGGCTGAAGGACTCGGAGTTCGAGTGCGAGCACTACAGCACGGGAAAAATCTTCCGCAAGCTGATGGACGCGAAACTTGAACAGCCCGTGATAAAGCTCAGCCCGTCATTCGGAAGGTTATTGCGGAGGCAGATTCTGATTGAGGACGAGGCAGAATACATTGCGGAATACTCTATGCCGTCGCTGAGGGCAGATGATGTTCTGCGGAGGCTCAATGCTGACATGAAGAAGATAGACCGCGAGGCACGTAGGATAGCGCGCGGGGGAAGCCGAAAGACGTTCATGAAGATTCTTGCTGAGATATGGTATGACGAGATGGAGGTAGAGGAGAACTTGGAGATGGCGCGGCTGTTCCTAGATGAACCGATGCCGAGCGCGCTGATGGCCGCGAAGCTGATAATACAGTACGAGAGGAATTACCTGCAGTCATTGCTGAAGATAAAGCGTTTTGCGAACCAGCTTCCTAGAAGCCGGAGGTTCAGGCTGATGGACGAGCTGAACAGGACGGTAGACAGCATAGACCCGACGATATACGGTTTTGAGGAGAAGCTGGGGGAGATTGAGGCGGGGAGATAA
- a CDS encoding CfrBI family restriction endonuclease: MHGRATRKIILEAANDNFEYLRSMLTELENDSDNDIAITISISHKDITVNLSLTESLIVINALATKKLQIRGGAWSAIGKKVEKPLVDELCRRAGVPAENIDNRPFTRDKKRAYDRETDYKLISRAGKIYRVEVKLMGKGNPESADATIARDSDIFIADTLGEQNCAQLEARGIEYLILRGNSSSLEDFVKILDRLDIPYSKK; this comes from the coding sequence ATTCACGGCCGTGCGACGCGGAAGATTATTCTTGAGGCCGCAAATGACAATTTCGAGTACCTGCGCTCAATGCTCACAGAGCTTGAGAACGACTCAGACAATGACATAGCGATAACAATCAGCATAAGCCATAAAGATATAACGGTTAATCTCTCGCTGACGGAGAGCCTGATAGTGATTAACGCCCTCGCTACGAAGAAACTGCAGATACGCGGAGGGGCATGGAGTGCAATCGGTAAAAAGGTAGAGAAGCCGCTAGTTGATGAGTTGTGCAGGAGGGCTGGAGTTCCTGCTGAGAACATAGACAACAGGCCGTTCACCAGAGACAAGAAGAGAGCCTACGACCGAGAGACAGACTATAAGCTCATCAGCAGGGCAGGAAAAATCTACCGTGTTGAAGTCAAACTGATGGGTAAAGGCAACCCTGAGAGTGCGGATGCGACAATAGCAAGGGACAGCGACATATTTATAGCTGACACGCTGGGCGAGCAGAACTGCGCACAGCTCGAGGCTAGAGGGATTGAGTACCTGATACTTCGGGGCAACAGCAGTTCTCTTGAAGACTTCGTGAAGATTCTGGACAGGCTGGATATTCCTTACAGCAAAAAGTAG
- a CDS encoding site-specific DNA-methyltransferase, with product MYSVEQVKAIGKERTSESFSLLLEIFGSSTDIDIRREAVSSIGRHTDNSRIYDFISREAFKKDNPMELIYQMFRTCLYKSREDERFSHLRRRIIETYHNEVIDKMDSYYMFRQGREKLQPRTGITSPILLVGDCEQTLSQLPGESVQLVFTSPPYYNAREYSDYSSYADYLAKMGRVFSECSRVLEAGRFMIVNVSPVITKRPGREFESIRYPIHYDFHRVLSESGYYFIDEIIWIKPEPSVPDRISGYKQTRKPLSYKPNCITESIMIYRKNCPFLLDRNMKAYGEYDRHDEEEIDTSNCWYIAPKYDKNHPAVFPEELCRRILRYYSFEGDAVLDPFAGSGTFGRVARRMGRLPVLCEMNEDYAEIIDSEAEGYYDVRGRNNPKHCQQITIGL from the coding sequence ATGTACTCCGTTGAACAAGTCAAAGCTATCGGCAAAGAACGTACTTCTGAAAGTTTCTCGCTTCTGCTTGAGATTTTTGGGAGCAGTACTGATATTGACATCCGGCGTGAAGCTGTTTCATCAATCGGACGGCACACCGATAACAGCAGAATATATGACTTCATATCACGCGAGGCCTTCAAGAAAGATAACCCGATGGAATTAATCTACCAGATGTTCAGAACCTGCCTGTACAAGAGCAGGGAGGACGAGAGATTTTCACATCTCCGCCGTAGAATCATAGAGACTTATCATAATGAGGTCATAGACAAGATGGACAGCTATTACATGTTCCGGCAGGGCAGGGAGAAATTACAGCCCCGCACAGGAATCACCAGCCCGATCCTTCTTGTCGGGGACTGCGAGCAGACATTAAGCCAGCTTCCCGGTGAGTCGGTGCAGTTGGTATTCACTTCTCCGCCGTATTACAACGCTCGGGAATACTCGGACTATTCTTCGTACGCTGACTATCTCGCAAAAATGGGCAGGGTGTTTTCCGAGTGCAGCCGTGTGCTTGAGGCCGGGAGGTTCATGATTGTGAACGTTTCCCCAGTCATCACGAAGAGGCCGGGACGCGAGTTCGAGAGCATAAGATACCCTATACACTACGACTTTCACAGGGTGCTTAGCGAGTCAGGATATTACTTCATCGACGAGATTATCTGGATAAAGCCCGAGCCGTCAGTCCCGGACAGGATAAGCGGCTACAAGCAGACCCGCAAGCCTCTTTCCTACAAGCCCAACTGCATAACCGAAAGCATAATGATTTACCGCAAGAACTGCCCGTTTCTGCTTGACCGCAACATGAAGGCATACGGCGAATACGACAGGCACGACGAAGAAGAGATAGACACGTCCAACTGCTGGTACATTGCGCCGAAATACGACAAGAATCATCCGGCTGTTTTTCCGGAAGAACTGTGCAGGAGGATTCTGCGGTACTATTCGTTTGAAGGTGATGCTGTGCTTGACCCGTTTGCGGGGTCGGGGACATTCGGGCGTGTCGCAAGGAGAATGGGGAGGCTGCCTGTCCTGTGCGAGATGAATGAAGATTACGCAGAGATTATAGATAGCGAGGCGGAAGGATATTATGACGTTCGAGGAAGGAATAATCCGAAGCACTGTCAGCAAATTACTATCGGGCTGTGA